A part of Terriglobus roseus genomic DNA contains:
- a CDS encoding O-antigen polymerase, which translates to MFVALLVATGVIALIGTVCVLDGSHDIFHPLVLIGPMMAFLYTWMPWKLYMNDGLSRFFDNNQLLFVATLNLLGVATFVACCLSVGVQSVPRRNIKRRLSPTIARRLLFGGCVAGSLGLLCWAITIVNVGGFVNAYSASYSGGWDDSGYIRDGSILLLLGIMTALLSRSAGGPRIPAYCMLAIFGVPWCASAVLMARRGPTFELVVFIFMSWYVNRKKRPPVIALAVGGICLGWLVLFLVTNRSSIYIGSNFDVKTDVSNIVESADTGNEWIYGSGTVLSSERREHYFWMRRYLAQILVRPIPSSIWPNKYEDFGIPELLHNAGTGEGFGDALGWKGADGSAPGIVADLWVEVWWLAVPFMGVLGWFYGWVWKNSVTKGGYWVSQAIILNAISIYLVMQTMEAVIFRSLLLSIPCWFVWRYAEKRVTHHVAWRRENFARPHILRLRNVENIRDFEVSHANES; encoded by the coding sequence ATGTTTGTCGCTCTTTTGGTTGCCACCGGCGTTATTGCTCTCATCGGAACCGTCTGTGTTTTGGATGGAAGCCACGACATTTTTCATCCACTCGTGCTGATCGGTCCGATGATGGCATTTCTTTACACGTGGATGCCGTGGAAGCTCTATATGAACGACGGCCTGTCGCGCTTCTTCGACAATAATCAACTGCTATTTGTCGCTACCTTGAATCTACTGGGCGTAGCCACATTTGTTGCCTGTTGCTTATCTGTGGGCGTACAGTCCGTGCCCCGAAGAAACATCAAGCGAAGGCTGTCGCCCACCATTGCCAGGCGCCTCCTTTTTGGTGGATGCGTCGCTGGCTCATTAGGCCTCCTTTGCTGGGCGATCACAATCGTCAATGTTGGTGGCTTCGTGAATGCCTATAGCGCGTCGTACTCCGGTGGTTGGGACGATAGCGGCTACATTCGCGATGGCAGCATCCTTCTACTGCTGGGCATTATGACGGCTCTTTTATCGAGGAGTGCCGGCGGCCCCCGCATACCCGCTTACTGCATGTTGGCAATCTTTGGAGTCCCATGGTGCGCGTCTGCTGTCCTGATGGCGCGTCGTGGACCGACGTTCGAGTTAGTGGTCTTCATCTTCATGAGTTGGTACGTGAATCGGAAGAAACGGCCGCCCGTCATAGCGTTGGCGGTCGGCGGTATCTGTCTTGGATGGCTTGTTTTGTTTCTCGTTACAAATCGAAGCTCAATCTATATCGGTTCTAACTTTGATGTGAAGACGGATGTCAGCAACATCGTTGAATCGGCCGATACAGGTAACGAGTGGATCTACGGCAGCGGCACGGTGCTGAGTTCCGAACGACGAGAACACTACTTCTGGATGCGCCGTTATCTTGCGCAGATTTTGGTGCGGCCAATTCCAAGTTCGATTTGGCCCAACAAATACGAGGATTTTGGCATTCCTGAATTACTGCACAATGCCGGCACGGGAGAAGGATTTGGTGATGCCTTGGGCTGGAAGGGAGCTGACGGCTCCGCTCCGGGAATCGTGGCAGACCTTTGGGTTGAGGTCTGGTGGCTGGCTGTTCCCTTCATGGGCGTCCTGGGATGGTTCTACGGTTGGGTGTGGAAGAACAGTGTCACCAAAGGCGGCTACTGGGTTAGTCAGGCCATCATTCTCAACGCCATTTCCATTTATCTCGTAATGCAGACCATGGAAGCCGTTATCTTTCGTTCCCTGCTTCTATCAATTCCGTGCTGGTTTGTTTGGCGTTATGCGGAAAAACGCGTGACGCACCACGTTGCATGGCGAAGAGAAAACTTCGCCCGGCCCCATATCTTGCGTTTGCGAAATGTAGAGAACATCCGGGATTTCGAGGTTAGCCATGCAAACGAAAGCTGA
- a CDS encoding glycosyltransferase, protein MARFKGLQAAFGVHGEVYGIELIGGVGVHKGYNFREGVQGLPVETLCATKGWHDANKFTLSIALIRRLSKLSPELVLVPGYYTLPGIAAAIWCKTTGRISVLMTETTATDHVRKGWREKFKSLLIRSLFDWAVTGGAAHDRYLLQLGFSQQRITHFYDVVGNRHIQESVSDIRLNSSPAQHGLPDHYFLFVGRLAPEKNVTDLLDAWLEYRARGGQWSLVLAGDGPDGPTLKERLNASVYKKHVCFLGHRSARELLPVYAFASTFVLPSKREPWGLVVNEAMAANLPVIVSKRCGCAEDLVRPGKNGFVFDPSNPEMLTDQLSLMSTYSEQERSRMGHVSLTLIERYTPQNFGQQIVGIADGFVRDQEVSAKVIAIMESAARINGD, encoded by the coding sequence GTGGCCAGATTCAAGGGGCTGCAGGCTGCATTCGGCGTTCACGGGGAGGTCTACGGGATTGAACTCATCGGCGGAGTAGGTGTTCACAAGGGCTATAACTTTCGGGAAGGTGTTCAGGGGCTGCCTGTTGAAACTCTCTGCGCTACGAAAGGATGGCATGACGCGAACAAATTCACCTTGTCGATTGCATTGATCCGGCGACTCTCAAAGTTAAGCCCCGAGCTCGTTCTGGTTCCGGGCTATTACACGCTACCTGGAATTGCTGCAGCCATTTGGTGCAAAACCACTGGACGCATTAGCGTGCTGATGACCGAGACAACCGCCACGGATCATGTACGCAAAGGGTGGCGAGAAAAGTTTAAGTCTCTACTGATTCGCTCGTTGTTTGATTGGGCGGTGACAGGTGGAGCAGCGCACGACCGTTACCTATTGCAACTTGGTTTTTCGCAGCAGCGTATCACTCACTTTTACGATGTGGTTGGAAACAGACACATTCAGGAATCAGTATCAGACATCCGCCTGAACTCTTCTCCTGCACAACACGGGCTCCCCGACCATTACTTTCTGTTCGTTGGTCGCCTGGCTCCGGAGAAGAACGTTACCGACCTGTTGGATGCATGGCTTGAGTATCGTGCACGCGGCGGTCAGTGGTCGCTCGTTTTAGCCGGCGATGGCCCTGATGGTCCAACATTGAAGGAGCGACTGAACGCTAGCGTCTACAAGAAACATGTTTGCTTTCTTGGACACCGTAGTGCGCGGGAGTTGCTACCTGTGTATGCATTTGCATCGACCTTCGTTTTGCCGAGCAAACGTGAACCTTGGGGCCTTGTGGTGAATGAAGCGATGGCGGCCAATCTTCCCGTGATTGTTTCAAAACGTTGTGGATGCGCAGAAGACTTGGTCCGCCCCGGTAAAAATGGGTTTGTCTTTGATCCGTCAAACCCCGAAATGCTTACGGACCAACTATCTTTGATGTCCACTTATTCTGAACAAGAGCGAAGCCGTATGGGGCACGTTTCGCTGACACTCATCGAGCGCTACACACCACAAAACTTCGGCCAACAGATCGTAGGCATCGCTGACGGATTCGTGCGCGATCAGGAAGTCAGCGCGAAGGTGATAGCGATCATGGAATCGGCGGCCAGGATCAACGGAGATTAA